Proteins encoded within one genomic window of Vanrija pseudolonga chromosome 3, complete sequence:
- the CCR4_1 gene encoding Glucose-repressible alcohol dehydrogenase transcriptional effector — protein sequence MFYPQQSASSSQQAKHHEAGGGGGSGSGPIGELGRGGSGAGAGGNGGGGGGGGGNSGGWGRHPAPFNPSLSMSSGAFGGGGANGLFGPPGQGHHGHHGPGAGHVHSQHGGLHGHGQHPHHPSFGNGGGSGMHLGQQHSGSSFGHGGPGQFGGGMGGGMGFGGGQQASPPRAQAEANVPMTAHWSQQLLRAETSRVASAPHHRARTAAMASRMTNKPAPSAVAITDPNRPASAGTPVNGVHRRNAPSTASNTISSASSPPPDGTATPTPGAVVKSGGSTKDSSSADPMNPAQPPAPASKDDEPYEPWTGLDLGGIRLKTLSSSLFSFTHITSLYINHNNLKQIPAAICNLKQLTLLDATSNELTSLPPEIGVLSKLKELLLFDNNLTSLPTEIGGLYQLEVLGIDGNPIDESVRKTIAEQGTAALIAHYRDVHQSETPPERTWIEIEPDVSSPSSGKTESFTVLSYNILCPSFAPPSSYAYTPSWALDWSYRRETLLEELVNASADVVCLQEIDSEQYSDWFYPKLKERGYDGIHYPRTRARTMAADDAKLVDGCATFWKREKFKLIETQVIEFNQIALNKTDMRTEDMFNRVMSRDNIATIALLEFALTGARLVVANSHIYWDHRYRDVKLVQIGMMMEKLEEIVEGFGHFPAKPPVEGEPAPPTYDRREKGRDIPLVLCVDLNSLQKSGVYEYLSEGEIPPNHEDFMTHTYGPYTTKGLKHHLGLRSSCASFGEMKMTNYTPTFDEAIDYVFYTPRSLKVTSVLGDVDRKYLSRVIGFPNAYFPSDHIPVFSQFRVKGTADAAPSAQPSYNSYNHR from the exons ATGTTTTACCCGCAGCAATCAGCGTCCAGCTCGCAGCAGGCCAAGCACCACGaagcgggcggcggcggcggcagtgggtCGGGCCCCATTggtgagctcggccgcggcggctctggcgcgggcgcgggcggcaacggcggcggaggcggcggcggcggtggaaaCAGCGGTGGTTGGGGCCGGCATCCAGCCCCCTTCAACCCCTCGCTTTCCATGTCGTCGGGCGcgtttggcggcggtggtgcaAATGGTCTCTTTGGCCCCCCAGGCCAAGGGCACCACGGTCACCACGGCCCCGGTGCGGGCCATGTGCACTCGCAGCACGGCGGGTTGCATGGCCACGGACAGCACCCGCACCACCCCTCCttcggcaacggcggcggcagcggcatgcaCCTCGGCCAGCAGCACTCGGGCTCGTCCTTTGGCCACGGCGGCCCAGGACAgtttggcggcggcatgggcggcggcatgggctTTGGAGGTGGACAGCAGGCTAGcccaccccgcgcgcagGCAGAAGCAAATGTGCCGATGACGGCGCATTGGTCGCAGCAGCTGTTGCGCGCCGAGACGTCGCgtgtcgcctcggcgccgcaccaCCGGGCCAGAACGGCGGCCATGGCATCGCGCATGACCAACAAGCCTGCGCCATCAGCCGTAGCCATCACAGACCCCAACAGaccggcgtcggccggcacgccCGTCAACGGTGTCCACCGCCGGAATGCCCCATCGACGGCCTCGAACACCATCAGCAGCGCCTCATCTCCTCCCCCAGACGGTACCGCTACGCCGACCCCTGGCGCAGTAGTAAAGTCGGGCGGATCGACAAAggactcgtcgagcgccgacccGATGAACCCTgcccagccgccggcgcccgcTTCGAAAGACGACGAGCCGTACGAGCCCTGGACAGGGCTCGACCTTGGTGGCATCCGTCTCAAGACATTGTCCTCGAGCTTATTCTCTTTCACGCACATCACATCGCTGTACATCAATCACAACAACCTCAAACAGATCCCTGCGGCCATTTGCAACCTCAAGCAGTTGACGCTACTCGATGCCACGTCCAACGAGCTCACGTCGCTCCCGCCCGAGATTGGCGTCTTgagcaagctcaaggagctgctCCTCTTCGACAACAACCTCACCTCGTTGCCCACAGAAATCGGCGGCCTCTACcagctcgaggtcctcggcatTGACGGCAACCCGATCGACGAGAGCGTGCGCAAGACCATTGCTGAGCAGGGAACCGCCGCGTTGATTGCCCACTACCGCGATGTCCACCAGAGCGAGACGCCTCCCGAGCGCACGTGGATTGAGATTGAGCCCGACGTCTCTTCGCCTTCGTCTGGCAAGACCGAGTCGTTTACAGTCTTGTCCTACAACATTCTCTGCCCCTCGTTTGCGCCACCTTCATCCTACGCATACACCCCATCATGGGCATTGGATTGGTCGTACCGCCGCGagacgctgctcgaggagctggtcaACGCGTCGGCCGACGTTGTCTGTCTGCAGGAAATCGACTCGGAGCAGTACTCGGACTGGTTCTAccccaagctcaaggagcgcgGCTACGACGGCATCCATTACCCGCGTACGCGTGCGCGCACGAtggctgccgacgacgccaagctggTCGACGGCTGTGCGACGTTCTGGAAGCGCGAAAAGTTCAAGCTCATCGAGACGCAGGTGATCGAGTTCAACCAGATTGCCCTGAACAAGACGGACATGCGCACCGAGGACATGTTCAACCGTGTCATGTCACGCGACAACATTGCCACGATTGCGCTGCTCGAGTTTGCGCTCACCGGCGCGCGTCTTGTGGTCGCCAACTCGCACATCTACTGGGACCACAGATACCGCGACGTCAAGCTCGTGCAGATTGGCATGATGATggagaagctcgaggagattgtcgaggGCTTTGGCCACTTCCCGGCAAAGCCTcccgtcgagggcgagcccGCCCCTCCCACCTACGACCGCCGGGAGAAGGGCCGCGACATTCCGCTCGTACTCTGTGTCGACCTCAACTCGCTCCAAAAGTCGGGTGTGTACGAGTACTTGTCAGAGGGCGAGATCCCGCCCAACCACGAGGACTTTATGACACACACGTACGGCCCGTACACGACCAAGGGATTGAagcaccacctcggcctgcgGTCGTCTTGCGCAAGCTTTGGCGAGATGAAGATGACAAACTACACGCCGACGTtcgacgaggccatcgacTATGTGTTCtacacgccgcgctcgctcaaGGTGACGAGCGTGCTGGGCGATGTCGACCGCAAGTATCTCAGCAGAGTCATTGGCTTCCCGAATGCCTACTTCCCGTCGGA CCACATTCCCGTCTTCTCGCAGTTCCGCGTCAAGGGtacggccgacgcggcgccgtcggcccagCCGTCCTACAACTCGTACAACCATCGCTAG
- the EMS1 gene encoding Leucine-rich repeat receptor protein kinase EMS1, translating into MAPDGAASRFKTRFSNLSFLHGFPANAHAVTPLPPPPPPLPQPLPRSNTAYDVRQHEHVRSVSSGTARDHAVDVARHVSHRAEVVPAGGRHDSYPINIDEWASPGPGASRYPSVATMPSGHVFSSPTSPHTLPSPTSFGVRRKPSGARPPPPPLNLDAARKTYVRADRAPIELHAGVSGVEELSSPLPLSPLDVAHRVPLQPSHYPSTVVVVTHAADDRPVHVEDEHAYPAFSPAPRVWSALQPDRYRHSPSPRRDDAAAPRRPPPASPLELHDVALTPAPTRPMTQFSARVPSHHDGGGGLKALGKRLSRALPTAKAVRFEPPHHRLSSENGSVLDVRWAEEGAAGAGTGGGGTKGLKEPMTRQRREAFFRKYKCALIILVLILLGTGILAAVLATQHTTAPDQAAAKGDSAPPPSGTTASASASHSASSASSTATSTATADPHAAAAACIAEFNALTTNGESYPCSSCVPVLSTLPNDFATTFPNATAAGGPGAALQFCALRDVLDSVPPGANNTLKAAGWIYATDPIARLPPSLANLVSLNLLHVNGNSSLPAGPFPTEVLSLRNLTQLYISDTALTGAPLAVNSSSLPLQSITLIGNPAFGNAVPDASKFDKLQTLVITNQNLSRPFDASLIPPSVTYLDLSYNNLSGSIPDLSRLSSLATLYLQSNDFTTLPPALPAALTSISFTNNPHLNGALPKTLCAGTVSSCDLRNTALSAAKVSCGACLFN; encoded by the exons atGGCCCCagacggcgccgcgtcgcgcttcAAAACGCGCTTCTCCAACCTCTCCTTCCTGCACGGCTTCCCAGCAAACGCACACGCCGTGACTCCGCtgcctcctccgcccccgcccctcccgcAGCCGCTACCGCGCTCCAACACGGCCTACGACGTACGACAGCACGAGCACGTGCGTTCCGTCTCCTctggcacggcgcgcgaccacgccgtcgatgtcgcgcgccacgtctcgcaccgcgccgaggtcgtccccgctggcgggcggcacgACTCGTACCCTATCAACATTGACGAGTGGGCCAGCCCCGGGCCCGGCGCGAGCCGATACCCCTCCGTGGCGACCATGCCCTCGGGCCACGtcttctcgtcgccgacgtcgccacACACGCTCCCCTCACCCACGAGCTTCGGCGTCCGCCGCaagccgagcggcgcgcgccccccgcccccaccgctcaacctcgacgccgcgcgcaaaACGTacgtccgcgccgaccgcgcccCGATCGAGCTGCATGCCGGCGTAAGCGGGGTGGAGGAGCTGTCCTCGCCCCTGCCGCTGTCCCCGCTCGACGTGGCGCACCGCGTGCCGCTCCAGCCTTCGCACTACCCCtccaccgtcgtcgtggtcacCCACGCCGCTGACGACCGCCCCGTtcacgtcgaggacgagcacgcgtACCCCGCCTTCTCTCCGGCACCGAGGGTATGGTCCGCCCTCCAGCCGGACAGGTACcgccactcgccgtcgccccggcgcgacgacgccgccgcgccgcgccgcccgccgcccgcgtccccgctcgagctgcacgacgtcgcgctgacaccggcgccgacgcgccccaTGACGCAGTTCTCGGCGCGTGTGCCCAGCCACCAtgacggtggcggcgggctcaaggcgctcggaAAGCGCCTGTCCCGCGCCCTCCCGACCGCGAAAGCCGTGCGCTTCGAGCCGCCGCATCACAGACTGTCGTCGGAGAACGGCAGTGTCCTCGACGTGCGctgggccgaggagggcgcggctggcgcgggcACAGGAGGCGGGGGTACGAAGGGGCTCAAGGAGCCCAtgacgcgccagcgccgggaAGCTTTCTTCCGCAAG TACAAGTGCGCGCTGATCATCCTCGTGCTCATCCTGCTTGGCACGGGCATCCTCGCGGCGGTCCTCGCGACGCAGCACACCACGGCGCCAGACCAGGCCGCGGCGAagggcgactcggcgccTCCGCCAtcgggcacgacggcgtcaGCTTCGGCGTCTCACTCcgcttcctcggcttcctccaccgccacctccaccgccactgccgacccgcacgccgccgccgcggcatgCATCGCGGAGTTCAACGCCCTCACGACCAACGGCGAGTCGTACCCCTGCAGTTCTTGCGTGCCGGTGCTCAGCACCCTCCCGAACGACTTCGCCACGACCTTCCCCAATGCCACAGCTGCTggcggccccggcgccgcgctccagttctgcgcgctgcgcgacgtgctcgactcTGTCCCTCCCGGCGCGAACAACACGCTCAAGGCTGCCGG atGGATCTACGCCACCGACCCGATCGCCAGACTGcccccctcgctcgccaacctcgtctCCCTCAACCTCCTGCACGTGAACGGCAACTCGTCTCTGCCAGCCGGCCCGTTCCCCACAGAGGTGCTGTCGCTGCGTAACCTCACCCAGCTCTACATCTCCGACACGGCCTTGACCGGCGCGCCACTCGCGGTTAacagctcgtcgctgccgctccAGAGCATCACGCTGATCGGCAATCCTGCGTTCGGGAACGCCGTGCCCGACGCCTCCAAGTTCGACAAACTACAGACTTT AGTTATCACGAACCAGAACCTATCGCGCCCGTTCGACGCGTCCCTCATCCCCCCATCAGTTACCTACCT CGACCTCTCGTACAACAACCTCTCCGGCTCCATTCCCGACCTCTCGCGCCTGTCCTCACTAGCCACCCT gtATCTCCAGTCCAACGACTTCACGACTCTCCCGCCCGCTCTCCCCGCAGCCCTCACGTCAATAAGCTTCACCAACAACCCCCATCTCAACGGCGCGCTCCCCAAGACGCTGTGCGCGGGAACAGTATCCTCATGCGACCTCCGCAATACGGCGCTGAGCGCCGCCAAGGTGTCGTGCGGCGCATGCTTGTTCAACTAG
- the NIPA2 gene encoding Magnesium transporter NIPA2: MSSSISETVTDAVASATSSVAAASSSAGHNLVNTDNPKFKIVGICLAVGSGLFIGSSFVVKKKGLLSSTEKTGNEAGEGHAYLKSPLWWTGMTMMIVGEILNFVAYAFTVAILVTPLGSISVVVAAVLSHFFLRETLTFFGWIGCTLCILGSVILAVNAPAEGTVRTINEFKHLFIAPGFLVWAGLCIVGSVFVVLWVAPRWGKKNMMPYISVCSLIGGISVSCTQGLGAAIITSIQGESQVKNWFFWFLWVFVTVTLLVEINYLNKALELFNTSMVVPVYFCYFTSATMVTSFILYKGLKAPATTLVTMVLGFLVTCFGITLLQMSKVDPKQLQHLDRRSTLLLAAARHGTEDQEKGRVTAMEDPGMDALRSGFGAVGSVIRARSISRRMSTASSANGGYPFGQGGGHLNTHGLGALQRYQLSDRPMPDDELEAIPLSPTGAAGGQGFEPQLRGPRSQRSGSTLKFKDTDMVHKYGYTRHDGHTDATHETRAHSDDPRGTPSGGKRQFSGSSHGGAESGHLEQILEPHDGRFRTSPEPEKRPVTDYLDPYYTGAVSTPPDSPTSRDRGKLANLFFREKSPKPEQQQVRGGSHRGVRDYPHLGKGEEATEKEERAALVGGSDEDRSDDHGLDGVDLGDMGMNAPAVPSKPAGRRPMGPR; encoded by the exons atgtcgtcgtcaaTATCGGAAACCGTAACAGACGCCGTGGCTTCGGCAACGTcctcggtcgccgccgcgtcctcgtcggcaggaCACAACCTGGTAAACACAGACAATCCCAAGTTTAAGATTGTCGGCATCTgtctcgccgtcggcagtGGTCTCTTCATCGGCTCGAG CTTTGTcgtcaagaagaagggccTCCTCAGCTCGACCGAGAAGACAGGCAACGAGGCAGGGGAGGGCCACGCCTACCTCAAGAGCCCACTATGGTGGACTGGTATGACCATGATGATTGTTGGCGAG ATCCTCAACTTTGTCGCATA TGCCTTCACCGTAGCCATCTTGGTCACGCCGCTCGGTTCCAtctcggtcgtcgtcgccgctgtcctCTCGCACTTCTTTCTCAGGGAAACTCTGACCTTCTTT GGCTGGATTGGCTGCACGCTCTGCATTCTGGGGTCTGTCATCCTCGCAGTGAATGCGCCAGCGGAAGGGACAGTTCGAACCATCAACGAGTTCAAGCACCTGTTCATCGCACCCGGCTTCCTCGTGTGGGCAGGCCTCTGCATCGTCGGCTCGGTCTTTGTCGTCCTTTGGGTCGCTCCACGATGGGGCAAGAAGAACATGATGCCTTACATCTCAGTCTGCTCATTGATCGGTGGCATCAGTGTGTCGTGCACTCaaggcctcggcgcggccatCATCACTAGTATCCAGGG CGAGAGCCAGGTCAAGAACTGGTTCTTCTGGTTCCTCTGGGTGTTTGTGACGGTGACATTGCTGGTCGA AATCAACTACCTCAACAAAGCCCTTGAGCTCTTCAACACGTCCATGGTTGTCCCAGTCTACTTCTGCTACTTCACTTCCGCCACCATGGTCACGTCATTCATCCTCTACAAAGGCCTCAAGGCACCTGCCACGACGTTGGTCACCATGGTGCTCGGCTTCCTGGTTACCTGCTTCGGCATTACGCTCCTGCAAATGTCCAAGGTCGACCCCAAGCAGCTGCAGCATCTCGACCGCCGCTCGACCCTCCTCTTGGCTGCCGCACGCCACGGCACCGAGGACCAGGAGAAGGGCCGCGTTACTGCCATGGAGGACCCGGGCATGGACGCGCTCCGATCGGGCTTTGGCGCTGTCGGCTCCGTTATCCGTGCGCGCAGTATTTCGCGGCGTAtgagcacggcgagctcTGCCAACGGTGGCTACCCCTTCGGGCAGGGCGGTGGCCACTTGAATACgcatggcctcggcgccctgcAACGTTACCAGC TTTCGGACAGACCCATGCCAGACGACGAATTGGAGGCGATTCCGTTAAGCCCCACCGGAGCGGCAGGCGGTCAAGGCTTTGAGCCACAACTGCGCGGACCTCGATCGCAGCGCTCGGGCAGCACACTCAAGTTCAAGGACACGGACATGGTGCACAAGTATGGCTACACGCGCCACGACGGGCACACGGACGCGACACACGAGACCCGTGCGCACTCGGACGACCCAAGGGGGACGCCATCAGGTGGCAAGCGCCAGTTTTCCGGGTCGTCCCATGGCGGCGCAGAGTCTGGCCACTTGGAGCAAATCCTCGAGCCCCACGACGGTCGCTTTAGGACGTCGCCAGAGCCGGAAAAGCGGCCCGTCACCGACTACCTCGACCCGTACTACACGGGTgccgtgtcgacgccgcccgactcgcccaCGTCTCGAGACCGCGGCAAGCTGGCCAACCTGTTCTTCCGCGAAAAGtcgcccaagcccgagcagcagcaggtgcgTGGTGGCTCGCACCGCGGTGTGCGAGACTACCCGCACTTGGGaaagggcgaggaggcgactGAGAAGGAGGAGCGTGCCGCATTagtcggcggcagcgacgaaGACCGGAGTGACGACCACGGGTTGGATGGTGTGGACCTCGGAGACATGGGCATGAACGCGCCCGCCGTGCCGTCTAAGCCGGCTGGACGGAGACCCATGGGCCCGAGGTAG
- the SCP2 gene encoding Fatty acid-binding protein, whose amino-acid sequence MSLKEDGFKSSNIIEQIDAGLKALPEKERAAQIKKTNGIFQLNIQNADKKAAVKEAIWVIDLKNAGTVSKGAAKKADVTITLGDDTFLGLADGKVNAQKAFMTGQLKVKGNVMLATKLDNVLKAAKPKL is encoded by the exons ATgtcgctcaaggaggacggATTCAAG TCTAGCAACATCATCGAG CAAATCGACGCCGGGCTCAAGGCTCTCCCGGAGAAGGAGCGTGCCGCCCAGATCAAGAAG accAACGGCATCTTCCAGCTCAACATCCAGAACGCggacaagaaggccgcgGTCAAGGAGGCCATCTGGGT CATCGACCTCAAGAACGCCGGCACCGTCTCCAAGggcgcggccaagaaggctg ACGTCACCatcaccctcggcgacg acaccttcctcggcctcgccgacggcaaggtcaaCGCCCAGAAGGCCTTCATGACGGGCCAGCTCAAGGTCAAGGGCAACGTCATGCTCGCgaccaagctcgacaacgtcctcaaggccgccaagcccaagctcTAG
- the DBP5 gene encoding ATP-dependent RNA helicase DBP5, giving the protein MTPKDWADDVEDDEDEATSDLAKRLGAKLPDPSDAEPTSTTTDSPAVASLASRIGGLSTDAQPAPVASKDKERPRLNPQAPLFARSLAGVKADRTTPSSAAPAEDKPAAATTIPAAPATATPSSDDKKEKAAEMNDDGWGPGPTNGDDASAKMDAASGLISSDSRFEVEVKLADLQADPNSPLYSAKTFEELPLHKDLLKGIYAAGFTKPSKIQEKALPLLLANPPTNLIGQSQSGTGKTAAFTLDMLSRVDPALMTPQAICVAPSRELARQIQEVVDKLGQFTQIKTFLAVPQSWQRNVKIDKHILIGTPGTIYDMISRRGRIFDEKMIRVFVLDEADEMIQLQGLGDQTFNIKKLLPPDTQHVLFSATFPDHVRTFAQLFAPNANHIYLKQEEVTVDAIKQLYLVCDNEEGKFEALSRLYDSMTIGQSIVFVKRRTTADDIANRLISEGHAVASLHGEKDHANRDETLDGFRNGKTKVLITTNVLSRGIDIQQVNMVVNYDIPTIGPDSNSQPDLETYIHRIGRTGRFGRKGCSVTFVHDQRSQDEVNEIMELTGRPMKKIDASNEDDLDKLDKALKAAMKGPN; this is encoded by the exons ATGACGCCCAAGGActgggccgacgacgtcgaggacgacgaggacgaggcgacgTCTGACCTTGCCAAGCGTCTCGGTGCGAAGC tGCCCGACCCGTCGGACGCAGAGCCTACATCTACAA CCACCGACTCGCCCGCCGTAGCGTCTCTGGCCTCCCGTATCGGCGGCCTCTCGACAGACGCCCAGCCCGCTCCTGTTGCttccaaggacaaggagcgcCCCCGTCTCAACCCCCAGGCTCCTCTCTTTGCGCGAtccctcgccggcgtcaaAGCCGACAGAACGACACCTTCCTCGGCCGCACCCGCTGAGGACAAGCCGGCTGCGGCGACCACCATCCCAGCAGCACCTGCAACCGCGACACCCTCCTccgacgacaagaaggaAAAAGCCGCTGAGATgaacgacgacg GCTGGGGACCTGGCCCcaccaacggcgacgacgcctcggccAAGATGGACGCCGCGTCCGGCCTCATCTCGAGCGACTCGCgcttcgaggtcgaggtcaagcTTGCCGACCTGCAGGCTGACCCCAACTCGCCCCTCTACTCGGCCAAGACGTTTGAGGAGCTGCCCCT TCACAAGGACCTTCTCAAGGGTATCTACGCGGCGGGATTCACCAAGCCCTCCAAGATCCAGGAGAAGGCCCTCCCTCTTCTCCTCGCCAACCCGCCTACCAACCTCATCGGCCAGAGCCAGTCTGGAACGGGAAAGACGGCTGCCTTCACCCTCGACATGCTCAGCCGCGTGGACCCCGCGCTCATGACGCCCCAGGCAATCTGTGTTGCGCCCTCGCGTGAGCTGGCGCGCCAGATTcaggaggtcgtcgacaagctTGGCCAGTTCACCCAGATCAagaccttcctcgccgtccctCAATCGTGGCAGAGGAATGTCAAGATTGACAAGCACATTCTCATTGGTACCCCCGGCACCATCTACGACATGATCAGTCGCCGTGGCCGCATCTTTGACGAGAAGATGATCCGCgtcttcgtcctcgacgaAGCCGACGAAATGATCCAGCTCCAGGGCCTCGGTGACCAGACCTTCAACATTAAGAA GCTCCTGCCCCCCGACACGCAGCACGTGCTCTTCTCGGCAACCTTCCCCGACCACGTCCGCACCTTTGCCCAGCTGTTTGCCCCCAACGCCAACCACATCTACCTCAAGCAGGAAGAGGTGACggtcgacgccatcaagcAGCTCTACCTTGTCTGCGACAATGAGGAGGGCAAGTTTGAAGCCCTCTCGCGCCTTTATGACTCGATGACCATTGGCCAGAGCATTGTCTTTGTCAAG cgccgcacgacggccgacgacatTGCCAACCGTCTCATCAGCGAGGGACACGCCGTGGCCTCGCTCCATGGTGAGAAGGACCATGCGAACCGTGATGAAACACTGGATGGCTTCCGTAATGGCAAGACCAAGGTCCTTATCACTACCAACGTCCTGTCCCGCGGCATCGACATCCAGCAGGTCAACATGGTCGTCAACTATGACATCCCCACGATCGGCCCCGATAGCAACAGTCAGCCTGACCTCGAGACCTACATCCACCGTATCG GCCGCACAGGTCGTTTCGGACGCAAGGGCTGCTCGGTCACCTTTGTGCACGACCAGCGCTCGCAGGACGAGGTCAACGAGATCATGGAGCTCACTGGACGGCCGATGAAGAAGATTGATGCGTCCAACGAGGATGACCTCGACAAGCTGGACAAG GCCCTCAAGGCTGCCATGAAGGGCCCAAACTAG